ATTTATCCATTCCCTTTTATAGCAAGAATTTATTTCATCACGTATTTCAGAATTCGTAATAACTATAAAATGCCATGGTTGTTTATTATTTGCAGAAGGTGCAATTCTTCCTGCTTCAAGAATTTGTTCTATTTTTTCCTTTTCAACCTCTTTGTCAAGATAATTTCTTGAGGAATAACGTCTTTTTGCTAAATCTAAAAAACTCATATTATTATATTTTCAATCTAAAAAAAATCATTTCAAAAATTTAAAATTTCCTTATCATCTTCATCCATTCTCCTTTTCTTATCTTCTCCTCTTCTCACTCCAGCCCCAAAGAAGTTTTTATTTTTTCAATCTTTGCGTGCAATTCACTACAAAGCAAATCATAATCCTCTCTCCTCTCTAATTTAGAATTCACACTAAAATAAAACTTGATTTTCGGCTCTGTTCCTGAAGGTCGTACTGATATTTTACTACCATCTTTTGTAAAAAATTGTAGTACATTGGATTTTGGGATGTCCATTGTTTTTTCACTATTTGTTTTAAGGTCAAATTCCTTTAATTTTAAATAGTCTTTTATTGCAACTACTTTTGAGCCGGCAATTTCTGTTGGAGGATAATTTCTGAATTTTATCATCATTTTTGTAATCTCCTCTGCCCCACTCTTTCCATGTTTATAAATTGAAAATAATGATTCAAAATAAAATCCATATTTGAGATAAACATCAATTAATTTATCGAACAATGTTTTTCCTTCTTTTTCAGCATTTGCGGCAATCTCTGCAATTATTAAGGCGGCTGTAACAGAATCTTTATCTCTCACAAAATCACCTATCATATATCCAAAACTTTCTTCTAATCCAACAATAAATATTTTTGAATTTTCATTTTTACGAATAGCATCTGCTATCCATTTAAATCCTGTAAGAGTGTCAAACTGTAGAATTTTGAAATAATCGGAAATATCTTTTATAAGCTCGGAGGTAACAATCGTTTTAACTGTAAATTCATTTCCTTTTAGCAAATTCTTTTCTTTCCATTTGCTTAAAATGTATTCCATAATAATTGCTCCTGTCTGATTACCATTCAAAAGCAAATATTCATTGTTTTGATCTTTCACTGCAATTCCAATTCTGTCAGCATCAGGATCGGTAGCCATTACAATATCTGCATCAAGTTTTTTTGCTTTGGTAATAGCCATTTCCAAAGCAGCAGGTTCTTCAGGATTTGGGGACTTTGCTGTTGGAAAATCTCCATCGGCAATCATCTGTTCTTCTA
This portion of the Bacteroidota bacterium genome encodes:
- a CDS encoding phospho-sugar mutase, with product MIDKKIMARVNKWLDGNYDENFKDEIRELLKNNTDKLVDSFYKDLEFGTGGMRGIMGAGTNRMNIYTIGMATQGLCNYLKMKFPKQQIKLAIAYDCRHNNTLFAKTTADVCSANGIKVYLFDGMRPTPELSFALRYLNCQSGIVITASHNPKEYNGYKVYWDDGAQLVTPHDKNVIDEVQKINDISDVKFDGNDELIEIIGDEIDIEFLKEVKKQLLSDELENKDEIKIVFTPLHGTGAVMVPRALKENGYKNTFVVEEQMIADGDFPTAKSPNPEEPAALEMAITKAKKLDADIVMATDPDADRIGIAVKDQNNEYLLLNGNQTGAIIMEYILSKWKEKNLLKGNEFTVKTIVTSELIKDISDYFKILQFDTLTGFKWIADAIRKNENSKIFIVGLEESFGYMIGDFVRDKDSVTAALIIAEIAANAEKEGKTLFDKLIDVYLKYGFYFESLFSIYKHGKSGAEEITKMMIKFRNYPPTEIAGSKVVAIKDYLKLKEFDLKTNSEKTMDIPKSNVLQFFTKDGSKISVRPSGTEPKIKFYFSVNSKLERREDYDLLCSELHAKIEKIKTSLGLE